From one Leptospira kanakyensis genomic stretch:
- a CDS encoding cellulase family glycosylhydrolase, translating into MKIKSKSLSIWLAPAILFLTASFCAPTKESSSTFLPLLLPSDGLSSQTNRNGTFAEVKALTLANPLHLLDYSTSSGDREIFISEKTNNGFTDQIFVDGFGREVSFRGFNISGNVKLAQHGFKPFANASDAEIAFSRLGKTTGSNIIRYTIAWEGVHPAVDTIDYNYLDAIIAQMKKATAKRMYILLDYHEDLFSRHLFNKNSWHTGNGAPAWITKGGSYPKEYCGIICASWSQNNLTNEAVRRAFRNFWNNAPLSTSLGSRNMQTEFLWQIGKSSAYIKEKLTAEEFSYILGLDPFNEPVDGGMEGLTPAQWDNQKLWPMYKKIRTILNQNGWENKWVFAEPLVFWNTNIGSAIAPATGGGHLLSPPGPGFVFNSHFYDAGRMGTDLTGIDNATYFKYLDEIRKESRYLKIPVFLSEFGMWLKGTGAKDTPRMINAVYQAMEVSDGNQTSKSRFADFYNPIVSGTQWHWDYYYNNHAEYMNGNPSKLVTTKDAWNEEDFSVVGNYGTSFNLNNHVIERGYLRKSQGRLMSSHYNAVGSDTWNKVFSWAAIKPGNTESKYFADKRFQLVIWKGRFSDAPTEVYLPSHFDLTKAIVISEKRIYNQSIPTTPSQETNEAIVIPDRNRETGSGNILHIWDDLDVEENPNSSYHYVLIVDGEGTSYSAQTLQEIQSKLNTRILLEQKSPIYLTGKMTYSGYPTEQ; encoded by the coding sequence ATGAAAATAAAATCGAAATCTCTATCCATTTGGTTGGCCCCTGCCATTCTATTCCTGACAGCGAGCTTTTGTGCTCCGACTAAAGAATCGTCGTCTACTTTCCTTCCCTTGCTATTGCCTAGTGATGGTTTGTCTTCGCAAACAAATAGAAATGGTACTTTTGCAGAAGTAAAGGCGCTTACTCTTGCCAACCCACTCCATCTTTTAGATTACAGCACTTCTTCAGGTGACAGAGAGATTTTTATTTCTGAAAAAACAAACAATGGGTTCACAGACCAAATCTTTGTGGATGGGTTTGGGCGTGAAGTGAGTTTTCGAGGATTCAATATCTCAGGAAATGTAAAACTGGCGCAACATGGATTCAAACCTTTTGCAAATGCATCCGATGCAGAAATTGCTTTTAGTCGGCTTGGCAAAACTACAGGATCAAATATCATTCGTTATACGATTGCTTGGGAAGGAGTCCATCCCGCGGTTGATACCATCGATTATAATTACTTAGATGCCATCATTGCACAAATGAAAAAAGCGACCGCCAAACGAATGTACATCCTTTTGGATTACCATGAAGATTTATTTTCACGCCATCTCTTTAATAAAAATTCTTGGCATACAGGTAATGGAGCCCCGGCTTGGATCACTAAAGGTGGAAGTTATCCTAAAGAATATTGTGGTATCATTTGTGCCAGTTGGAGCCAGAACAATTTAACTAACGAAGCGGTTCGGAGAGCCTTTCGTAATTTTTGGAACAACGCACCCTTATCTACAAGTCTTGGCTCAAGGAATATGCAAACTGAATTCCTTTGGCAAATTGGAAAAAGTTCTGCTTATATTAAAGAGAAACTGACTGCGGAAGAATTTTCTTATATTCTTGGCCTTGATCCATTTAACGAACCTGTAGATGGAGGTATGGAAGGGTTAACACCTGCACAATGGGATAACCAAAAACTTTGGCCTATGTATAAAAAAATCCGAACCATTCTAAACCAAAATGGTTGGGAAAACAAATGGGTGTTTGCAGAACCTCTTGTATTTTGGAATACAAACATTGGTTCGGCGATTGCACCTGCTACAGGAGGAGGCCATTTGTTATCCCCACCTGGCCCTGGTTTTGTTTTTAATTCTCATTTTTATGATGCCGGTCGTATGGGAACCGATCTCACAGGAATCGACAATGCTACCTATTTTAAATATTTAGATGAAATCAGAAAGGAATCTCGATACTTAAAAATCCCTGTTTTCCTTAGTGAATTTGGAATGTGGTTAAAAGGAACAGGTGCAAAAGACACACCTCGAATGATCAATGCCGTTTACCAGGCCATGGAAGTTTCGGATGGAAACCAAACTTCCAAATCTAGGTTTGCCGATTTTTACAATCCGATCGTTTCAGGAACACAATGGCACTGGGATTATTATTATAACAACCATGCAGAGTATATGAATGGAAATCCTTCCAAACTCGTCACAACAAAGGATGCATGGAATGAAGAAGACTTCTCTGTGGTTGGAAATTATGGAACCAGTTTTAACCTAAACAACCATGTGATCGAACGTGGGTATTTACGAAAGAGCCAAGGCCGATTGATGAGTAGTCATTACAATGCGGTTGGATCGGATACATGGAATAAAGTTTTTTCTTGGGCAGCCATCAAACCAGGAAATACAGAATCCAAATACTTTGCTGACAAAAGATTCCAATTGGTCATTTGGAAGGGAAGGTTTTCCGATGCGCCCACAGAAGTGTATCTTCCTTCTCACTTCGATCTTACCAAGGCTATCGTGATTTCGGAAAAAAGAATCTATAACCAATCGATACCAACCACTCCGAGCCAAGAAACAAACGAAGCCATTGTCATTCCCGATCGAAATCGAGAGACTGGTTCTGGAAACATTTTGCATATCTGGGATGATTTGGATGTAGAGGAAAATCCAAATTCTTCTTACCATTATGTTTTGATTGTGGATGGGGAGGGTACATCCTATTCCGCACAGACCTTACAAGAGATCCAATCAAAACTCAACACTCGGATTCTATTAGAACAAAAAAGTCCCATTTATTTAACAGGAAAAATGACTTATAGTGGATATCCCACCGAACAATAA
- a CDS encoding SDR family oxidoreductase — translation MKPKTLIIGSSGKTGSRILSKLKTAGYPVRLGSRKETPAFDWEKPELWETVIQGVDQVYISFQPDLAVPSSLSAIQTLVGVCQTNQVNRLVLLSGRGEPEAETCEQIVQNSGLEWTILRSSWFLQNFSEGMFLDQILEGRILLPKLTVKEPFVDLDDLADLAFESLVTDKHRNKVYELTGPELLSFQDVILKIAETTNQSIPIEELPLDDYITTLKGFGLPEDALWLIDYLFRTVLDGRNESVVKDLELALGRKPKDFNTYVKETAKSGIWKISQPII, via the coding sequence ATGAAACCAAAAACATTAATCATCGGATCCAGCGGAAAAACAGGATCAAGAATTCTATCCAAATTAAAAACTGCGGGTTATCCTGTCCGATTGGGATCAAGAAAAGAAACACCGGCCTTTGACTGGGAAAAACCAGAGCTTTGGGAAACCGTCATCCAGGGAGTCGATCAAGTTTACATCAGCTTCCAACCGGATTTGGCAGTTCCTTCTTCCCTCAGTGCGATCCAAACATTGGTGGGAGTGTGTCAAACAAACCAAGTGAACCGACTTGTTTTGTTATCGGGTAGGGGAGAACCTGAAGCAGAGACTTGCGAACAAATTGTACAAAACTCTGGATTGGAGTGGACCATCCTTCGTTCGAGTTGGTTTTTACAAAATTTTAGCGAAGGAATGTTCCTAGACCAAATCTTAGAAGGAAGGATATTGTTACCTAAGTTAACCGTTAAGGAACCATTTGTGGATTTGGATGACCTTGCCGATCTTGCTTTCGAATCACTTGTGACAGACAAACATCGTAACAAGGTGTATGAATTGACAGGCCCTGAACTTTTAAGTTTTCAGGATGTTATTTTAAAGATAGCGGAAACAACAAACCAATCCATTCCAATCGAAGAACTTCCATTAGATGATTATATAACAACCTTAAAGGGGTTTGGTCTTCCTGAAGATGCGCTTTGGCTAATCGATTATTTGTTTCGTACAGTCCTTGATGGAAGAAACGAATCGGTAGTGAAGGATTTGGAATTGGCACTTGGAAGAAAACCAAAAGACTTTAATACGTATGTGAAAGAAACAGCCAAATCAGGGATTTGGAAAATTTCCCAACCTATCATCTGA
- a CDS encoding helix-turn-helix domain-containing protein, translating into MKVWKPDLSLEVKSLIQSVFVFESDTNEKQNLPFYADGFPGLVFFHSENPVTVYVGSESKVMDPVFVYGQTIEPIRIQMEGPFFFVMAQLFPAVVEESLGIPVVELTNSCFTIPQSDWIEEPNFELSREKFSSSLAMDALMTFIMKKGSKFRPDPILHICIEEILEEKGNCEIGKLSKKLGLSERTLQRRFRNYVGLTPKQFSSIIRFQSSLNELNGEIKSKLTDIAYVSGYADQSHFIRQFKSFTKQKPFRFREKI; encoded by the coding sequence ATGAAAGTTTGGAAACCTGATTTAAGTTTAGAAGTAAAGTCACTCATACAATCTGTATTTGTTTTTGAATCAGATACAAATGAAAAACAAAATCTTCCCTTTTATGCAGATGGGTTTCCTGGACTTGTATTTTTCCATTCAGAAAATCCTGTTACGGTTTATGTGGGATCTGAATCCAAAGTCATGGATCCGGTATTTGTTTATGGACAAACCATCGAACCCATTCGAATCCAAATGGAAGGTCCATTTTTCTTTGTGATGGCACAACTTTTCCCCGCTGTGGTGGAAGAATCGTTAGGAATTCCTGTAGTGGAGCTGACCAATTCTTGTTTTACAATCCCGCAGTCTGATTGGATAGAAGAACCTAACTTTGAGTTATCGAGAGAGAAATTTTCTTCTTCTCTAGCAATGGATGCCTTAATGACTTTTATTATGAAAAAGGGTAGTAAGTTTCGTCCAGATCCTATTTTGCATATTTGTATAGAAGAGATTTTAGAAGAAAAAGGAAATTGTGAAATTGGAAAGTTATCTAAGAAATTGGGACTTTCGGAAAGAACCTTACAAAGAAGGTTTCGAAACTATGTAGGCCTCACTCCGAAACAATTCTCTAGCATCATTCGTTTCCAATCTAGTTTAAATGAATTAAATGGTGAGATCAAATCTAAGTTAACGGACATAGCGTACGTTAGTGGATATGCTGACCAGTCCCATTTCATTCGCCAATTCAAATCTTTTACCAAACAAAAACCTTTCCGTTTCCGAGAAAAAATTTAA
- a CDS encoding LLM class flavin-dependent oxidoreductase — MAQLSILDLVFINEGNTPKDALTNSVRVAQAAENLGYHRIWVAEHHNFPSIASAATSVVIGHLAGHTKSIRIGAGGIMLPNHSPLVIAEQFGTLESLYPGRIDLGLGRAPGTDQLTLRALRRDAMSSQTFPEDVKELLSYFEDDGNQLQVRAIPGTGTHVPVWILGSSLFGAQLAAMFGLPYAFASHFAPDALMEAITIYRKQFRPSKYLDKPYVMVGVNVIAAETDKEANFLFTSSQQSFTRILRNRRGTFPPPIDDIESYWSPEEKQIASRMLSYSVVGSPETVKTGITKVLEETKADELMTVTSVYDTDAKIKSLELLAKLQLEVLR, encoded by the coding sequence ATGGCACAACTCTCAATTCTCGATTTAGTATTCATCAACGAAGGAAATACACCCAAAGACGCCTTAACAAATTCGGTGCGAGTGGCACAGGCTGCGGAGAATTTGGGTTACCACCGCATTTGGGTAGCCGAACATCACAACTTTCCTTCGATTGCAAGTGCTGCCACCTCAGTGGTCATCGGTCATTTAGCCGGTCATACAAAATCCATACGAATCGGTGCAGGTGGGATCATGTTACCGAATCATTCCCCACTTGTCATTGCAGAACAATTCGGAACCTTAGAAAGTTTATATCCAGGTAGGATTGATTTAGGTTTAGGACGTGCCCCTGGGACAGACCAACTCACCTTACGTGCGTTAAGACGAGATGCCATGAGTTCACAAACATTCCCTGAAGATGTAAAGGAACTTCTTTCCTATTTCGAAGATGATGGCAACCAATTACAAGTTCGTGCCATTCCAGGAACAGGAACTCATGTACCAGTTTGGATTTTAGGATCCAGTTTGTTTGGAGCACAACTTGCGGCAATGTTTGGTCTTCCCTACGCTTTTGCTTCACATTTTGCACCTGATGCCCTAATGGAAGCTATAACAATCTACAGAAAACAATTTAGACCTTCCAAGTATTTAGACAAACCATATGTGATGGTGGGAGTGAATGTGATCGCAGCAGAAACAGACAAGGAAGCAAATTTTTTATTCACAAGTTCTCAACAGTCCTTTACTCGTATACTCAGAAATAGACGAGGAACTTTTCCACCGCCAATTGACGACATAGAATCTTATTGGAGTCCTGAAGAAAAACAAATCGCCTCACGAATGTTATCCTATTCTGTTGTAGGTTCACCTGAAACTGTGAAAACTGGAATCACGAAAGTTTTAGAGGAAACAAAGGCAGATGAACTAATGACCGTGACTTCGGTTTATGACACTGATGCCAAAATCAAATCTTTAGAACTACTAGCAAAACTGCAACTTGAGGTTCTTCGATGA
- a CDS encoding extracellular catalytic domain type 1 short-chain-length polyhydroxyalkanoate depolymerase, producing MKYKSKFLLFSPLVLLVFFNVSCSRGWLRSKIQERFQKKMEEKPAPVASSDLTTKIETPGDYTFTFLQNKIPRYYKVHVPKTYSPNKETPLLLVLHGGGGDMEIQSNEDYYHQISKSEENGHITIFPNGYSKYKSGKIATWNAGNCCAEARDKNIDDVGFIKEILNHANKQLQIDKTKVYATGMSNGAMMSYRLACEMADRFAAITTVAGTDNTISCNPTKPISVLHIHAKDDDKVLFHGGAGNSFRDRSLVTDFVSVPKTISKWVNLNQCNPTPKRVLEEPGVTCDEYSECKAGAKVKLCVTESGGHSWPGGKKPSFFFGSATPSKAIKANDAMWEFFKTE from the coding sequence ATGAAATACAAATCCAAATTCCTATTATTTTCACCCTTAGTTCTCTTGGTTTTTTTTAACGTATCTTGTTCTAGGGGTTGGTTACGAAGTAAAATCCAGGAACGATTCCAAAAGAAAATGGAAGAAAAACCAGCTCCCGTCGCCTCTTCCGACCTAACAACAAAAATTGAAACTCCAGGTGATTATACATTTACCTTTTTACAAAACAAAATCCCGCGATATTATAAAGTGCACGTTCCTAAAACTTATTCACCAAACAAAGAAACACCATTATTATTAGTTTTACACGGCGGTGGTGGGGATATGGAAATCCAATCGAACGAAGATTATTACCATCAAATTTCCAAATCGGAAGAAAATGGCCATATCACCATCTTTCCCAATGGATATAGCAAATACAAATCGGGAAAAATTGCTACATGGAATGCAGGTAATTGTTGTGCGGAGGCTCGTGATAAAAATATCGATGATGTGGGTTTCATCAAAGAAATTCTAAATCATGCCAATAAACAACTGCAAATCGACAAAACGAAAGTGTATGCGACTGGAATGTCTAATGGAGCCATGATGTCATATCGTCTTGCCTGTGAAATGGCAGATCGATTTGCAGCCATCACTACTGTTGCCGGAACAGATAACACAATTAGTTGTAATCCCACAAAACCCATTTCCGTTTTACACATCCACGCCAAAGATGATGACAAAGTTTTATTTCATGGAGGGGCCGGAAACAGTTTCAGAGATAGATCCCTTGTGACGGATTTTGTTTCCGTTCCAAAAACTATTTCCAAATGGGTGAATTTGAATCAATGTAACCCAACACCCAAAAGAGTTTTAGAAGAACCTGGTGTGACTTGTGATGAATATAGTGAATGTAAAGCTGGAGCGAAAGTAAAACTTTGTGTCACAGAATCGGGAGGCCATTCTTGGCCTGGTGGCAAAAAACCTTCCTTTTTCTTTGGATCTGCCACTCCCTCCAAGGCAATCAAAGCCAATGATGCCATGTGGGAGTTTTTTAAAACAGAATAA
- a CDS encoding alanine racemase, whose product MLKSRFFRILIVFLVTVFAFVFFLRPKDDGSPYQEYFAKLNQELKNNGFGKPVILLDLDRLDENLSTLSKNIPSPLHYRIVVKSLPSLDLLRYITKATKTNRLMVFHSGDLVMLLGEDEFSSFDILLGKPMPLRALEDIFKKTKVDKFQKIHWLVDTETRLNQYLEFGKSKNIKLHIVLEIDVGLHRGGFQNSDETNKTFSLIQKNPNNLEFDGFMGYEPHVASVPILLGDKNDAITKEIQLSLSKYEEFVASGKKSFPVLFDKELLLNGGGSKTYRFYQKNNHVVNDVSVGSALVMPTDFDVSTLTEHKPAFFIAAPVLKRLEGTTIPFLESISFIFPLWNPNLQVTYFTYGGAYLAKKESPQGLFDNGLYGASTNQGILNGSRATGLQPDDYVFFRPTQSEKVMAEMGEVILLRKGKISGTWKCFIN is encoded by the coding sequence ATGTTAAAGAGTCGGTTTTTTCGAATTCTTATCGTTTTTCTTGTCACTGTGTTCGCTTTTGTTTTTTTTCTACGACCAAAAGATGACGGCTCTCCTTATCAGGAATACTTTGCAAAACTCAACCAAGAACTTAAAAACAATGGTTTTGGCAAACCGGTAATACTATTGGATTTGGACCGGTTGGATGAAAATTTATCTACTCTTTCCAAAAACATTCCATCTCCTTTACACTATAGAATTGTAGTGAAATCTCTTCCATCATTAGACCTTCTTCGTTACATCACGAAGGCCACAAAAACGAATCGGCTTATGGTTTTTCATTCGGGTGATTTGGTTATGTTACTTGGTGAAGATGAGTTTTCTTCCTTTGATATTCTATTAGGTAAACCGATGCCACTTCGTGCATTAGAAGATATTTTTAAAAAAACAAAAGTAGATAAGTTCCAAAAAATTCATTGGTTGGTGGATACAGAAACAAGATTAAATCAATATTTAGAATTTGGGAAATCTAAGAATATTAAGTTACATATTGTACTCGAGATTGATGTGGGCCTTCACCGTGGAGGTTTCCAAAATTCTGATGAAACAAACAAAACTTTTTCCCTGATCCAAAAAAATCCAAATAACTTGGAATTTGATGGGTTTATGGGATATGAACCACATGTGGCATCTGTTCCTATTTTGTTAGGTGATAAGAATGATGCGATCACAAAGGAAATTCAATTATCTTTGTCCAAATACGAAGAATTCGTTGCATCAGGTAAAAAATCCTTCCCGGTTTTATTTGATAAGGAACTTCTTTTGAATGGGGGTGGAAGTAAAACGTATCGTTTTTATCAAAAGAATAATCATGTTGTGAATGATGTATCTGTAGGATCGGCACTTGTGATGCCTACTGATTTTGATGTAAGTACACTTACGGAACACAAACCGGCTTTTTTCATAGCCGCACCTGTCTTAAAAAGATTAGAGGGAACTACCATTCCTTTTTTAGAATCAATTTCTTTTATATTTCCGCTTTGGAATCCAAATTTGCAGGTTACTTATTTTACTTATGGTGGGGCTTATCTTGCAAAAAAAGAATCTCCACAAGGTCTTTTCGATAATGGTCTTTATGGTGCGAGTACGAACCAGGGAATTTTAAATGGAAGTCGGGCCACCGGTTTACAACCTGATGATTATGTTTTTTTCCGACCCACTCAAAGTGAAAAGGTAATGGCGGAGATGGGAGAAGTGATTCTATTACGTAAGGGAAAAATCTCTGGAACTTGGAAGTGTTTTATCAATTAG
- a CDS encoding SpoIIE family protein phosphatase → MNLRSLFAIYCSFSLLPIYASPNLSTFSLGKPAELVKLSGTWKFNPKDDITQGKKDFSDVSWQKLPIPAQWNNSGLSGFKIGWYRQSFQVSKTFKNKNISILTPIIADANELYINGVLVGRTGLISESGDLVKKSSRISVYPIPPGLILYDSDNIIAVRVADDVGWGGFVNSEFYIGESELIQGKFYSYIMWNSATCFAFIYSALYCLILWLRSRREKAYLLYFFFAILAGFATFGNLSLPYFVWDEFWFNHYIFHPSLNIMGVAGTLFFLEFTNHKPSKLIKGILWLHFSIALVSLFTFHPTILKLYSKYTLNICNLFSLFELIYAFFLNFQAVKNKQPGAYIILVGQIALAFTAAFSILSYSQIYVTVFDRSLSEGFLIYTLSLSFALSIRFAKLYEVTNQLKGELEQKNEELVSLDKMKNEFLSNTSHELRTPLNGIIGITESLIEGSLGALSSGVTKNLGIIISSAKRLSSLVNDLLDFSMIKNRKFSLFPITLAIQPSVDIVISLLEPAAKEKGIKLTSEIHDDTALVFGDESRIQQILFNLIGNALKFTESGSIRVTVRPINKGIVEYLEISITDTGIGLSKEDQGKIFAPFAQADASISRNFGGVGLGLSITKTLVELHTGNISVESELGKGSIFRFTLPLANGQTGFQTNPNLSIETFDRGSIEDDLRGNFIVEQNYVERMEVTSNLSKDLNKNFTILAVDDDPINLEVLKIQLSGCGFNVLPVLDGPTAISVAHEVKPDLVLLDIMMPKMSGYQVCKILRETYSIHEMPILMLTAKNRIDDVLSGLEAGANDFLGKPFDKRELLARVNTLILLKSAVEEKEDYLSIKAELKLAKKIQDSSLPLHPPTGERAKIVSRYNPMTAIGGDYYDFHTPDEYSLGVVVADVSGHGIPAAIVAAMFKMAFNLQKHVSKKPNEVLKRINKLLLDSIHKQFVTACYLFFDLKNHRILYASAGHPPVAFYRRETNKVELVRPRGRILGCFPEIPDEILDIPFNVGDRVILYTDGISEARNPSGDMFGDERLSHYILENSTNKSADLFADGLLDRVKEFCGKPIPDDDITLVVVDL, encoded by the coding sequence ATGAACCTTCGTTCTCTATTTGCGATTTATTGTTCCTTCAGCTTACTACCTATCTACGCGAGTCCCAACCTTTCAACCTTTTCCTTAGGAAAGCCTGCCGAATTAGTCAAACTTTCAGGAACTTGGAAATTCAATCCCAAGGACGACATAACTCAAGGAAAAAAAGATTTTTCTGATGTTAGCTGGCAAAAGTTACCGATCCCAGCACAATGGAATAATTCAGGATTATCTGGATTTAAAATTGGTTGGTATAGACAATCTTTCCAAGTTTCGAAAACATTCAAAAATAAGAATATCAGCATACTCACACCAATCATAGCAGATGCAAATGAATTATACATCAATGGAGTCCTTGTTGGTAGAACCGGACTCATTTCAGAGTCGGGAGATTTAGTTAAAAAAAGTAGCCGGATCTCGGTTTATCCGATCCCACCGGGACTCATTTTATATGATTCTGATAATATAATTGCAGTGCGAGTAGCTGACGATGTGGGTTGGGGAGGGTTTGTTAATTCAGAGTTTTATATTGGAGAATCGGAACTCATCCAAGGAAAATTCTATAGTTACATAATGTGGAATTCTGCCACATGTTTCGCATTTATTTATTCCGCACTTTATTGTTTGATTCTTTGGTTAAGAAGTAGAAGGGAAAAGGCTTATTTATTATATTTTTTCTTTGCTATCCTTGCAGGATTTGCTACCTTCGGAAATTTATCTCTACCTTACTTTGTTTGGGACGAGTTTTGGTTTAATCATTATATCTTTCATCCTAGTTTAAATATTATGGGTGTGGCTGGTACTCTATTTTTTTTAGAATTTACAAACCACAAACCCTCAAAACTAATCAAAGGAATTTTGTGGTTACACTTTAGCATAGCCCTTGTATCTTTATTTACTTTCCATCCTACGATTTTAAAGTTATATTCAAAATATACATTAAACATCTGTAATCTTTTTTCTTTATTTGAATTAATTTATGCTTTTTTCCTCAACTTTCAAGCAGTCAAAAACAAACAACCAGGCGCATACATTATCTTGGTTGGACAAATAGCCCTTGCTTTTACAGCAGCTTTTTCGATTTTAAGTTACTCACAAATTTATGTTACCGTGTTTGATAGATCGCTTTCTGAAGGATTTTTAATTTATACTTTAAGTTTATCTTTTGCTTTATCCATTCGATTTGCGAAACTTTATGAAGTCACAAACCAATTAAAAGGTGAATTAGAACAAAAAAACGAAGAGTTAGTCTCATTGGATAAAATGAAAAACGAATTTTTATCCAATACATCTCACGAACTTCGAACTCCACTCAATGGAATCATTGGAATCACAGAATCATTGATAGAAGGTTCCTTAGGTGCTTTAAGTTCAGGTGTTACTAAAAATCTAGGGATTATCATTTCATCGGCCAAAAGGCTTTCGAGTTTAGTTAATGATCTACTTGATTTTTCTATGATCAAAAATAGAAAATTCAGTCTTTTTCCCATAACCTTAGCCATCCAACCTTCAGTCGACATCGTAATCAGTCTCTTAGAACCTGCTGCCAAAGAAAAGGGAATCAAACTCACTAGTGAAATTCACGACGACACAGCTCTGGTGTTTGGTGATGAAAGCCGGATCCAACAGATTTTGTTTAATTTGATAGGAAATGCATTAAAGTTTACTGAATCAGGAAGTATACGAGTTACAGTAAGACCAATTAACAAAGGTATTGTGGAATATTTAGAAATCTCAATTACCGATACAGGAATTGGGTTATCCAAGGAAGACCAAGGAAAAATTTTTGCACCGTTTGCACAAGCAGATGCAAGTATATCTCGAAACTTTGGCGGTGTTGGACTTGGGTTATCCATTACAAAAACTTTGGTAGAATTACATACAGGTAACATTTCCGTTGAATCCGAATTAGGGAAAGGATCTATATTTCGATTTACTTTGCCTCTTGCCAATGGACAAACAGGTTTTCAAACAAACCCAAACTTATCAATAGAAACATTCGATCGTGGATCTATAGAAGACGATCTCAGAGGAAACTTTATCGTCGAACAAAACTATGTCGAACGAATGGAAGTCACTTCAAATCTCTCAAAGGATTTAAATAAAAACTTTACCATCCTTGCTGTTGACGATGACCCAATCAACCTTGAAGTATTAAAAATCCAACTCAGTGGTTGCGGATTCAATGTATTACCCGTTTTGGACGGACCAACAGCAATTTCTGTAGCACATGAAGTAAAACCAGATTTAGTTTTATTGGACATTATGATGCCAAAGATGAGTGGGTATCAAGTCTGTAAAATTCTTAGAGAAACCTACTCGATTCATGAAATGCCAATCCTAATGCTCACTGCCAAAAATAGAATTGATGATGTCCTTTCGGGACTAGAAGCAGGAGCTAATGATTTTTTAGGAAAACCTTTTGACAAAAGAGAACTTCTCGCAAGAGTAAATACCCTCATTCTTTTAAAATCTGCTGTGGAAGAAAAAGAAGATTATTTAAGTATCAAAGCAGAACTCAAACTAGCAAAAAAAATCCAAGATTCGTCTTTACCCTTACATCCACCAACCGGCGAAAGAGCCAAAATTGTATCCAGATACAATCCCATGACTGCCATTGGTGGGGACTACTATGACTTTCATACTCCGGACGAATATAGTTTGGGTGTTGTGGTGGCCGATGTTTCTGGACATGGAATTCCCGCTGCCATTGTTGCAGCAATGTTCAAAATGGCATTTAACTTACAGAAACATGTTTCTAAAAAACCAAATGAGGTTTTGAAAAGAATCAACAAACTATTGCTAGATTCCATTCATAAACAATTTGTTACCGCTTGTTATTTGTTTTTTGATTTGAAAAACCATAGGATACTCTATGCAAGTGCCGGTCATCCACCTGTTGCATTTTATAGGCGAGAGACAAACAAAGTGGAACTTGTTCGACCGAGAGGAAGGATTCTTGGGTGTTTTCCAGAAATCCCTGACGAAATTTTAGACATTCCTTTTAATGTGGGCGACAGAGTCATTTTATACACGGATGGCATTTCGGAAGCACGAAACCCTTCTGGAGATATGTTTGGTGATGAAAGGCTCAGCCACTATATATTAGAAAATTCCACAAACAAATCTGCGGATTTATTTGCCGATGGGCTTTTAGATCGAGTAAAAGAATTCTGTGGGAAACCAATTCCCGATGATGACATAACTCTTGTTGTAGTTGATTTATAA